A section of the Cryobacterium soli genome encodes:
- a CDS encoding glycosyltransferase family 2 protein yields the protein MIDLAILIVAYRSAADLPRLLAGVHSAAGDLDWRAVVVDNYGEDQLTTDDPLVEIVRSGTNLGYSGGLNLALDCAPASRFTAFLNPDLELDPGSLAALTQACTPAGVGAAVPLVLDADGAAQPSLRREPSTLRSLGEAVFGDHWPTRPAYLAEMLRDPESYRSAGPVDWATGAALVVRSEILAAVGDWDAARFFLYSEETDYARRIRGCGYRIEFVPHSVVRHRGAGSGSSAELDALLAVNKVRYYRKWHGRVPSAAFFAVAVAHNLLRLRRPSSRLALRALFSAPTRAMLPGGAP from the coding sequence ATGATCGACCTCGCGATCCTGATTGTGGCCTACCGCAGCGCCGCCGACCTACCCCGCCTCCTCGCCGGGGTGCACAGCGCGGCCGGCGATCTGGACTGGCGCGCCGTTGTCGTCGACAATTACGGCGAGGACCAGCTGACGACGGACGATCCCCTGGTGGAGATCGTGCGGAGCGGCACCAATCTGGGCTATTCCGGTGGCCTCAACCTCGCCCTCGACTGCGCCCCGGCATCCCGTTTCACGGCCTTCCTCAACCCGGATCTCGAGCTCGACCCCGGTTCGCTCGCGGCTCTCACCCAGGCCTGCACGCCGGCGGGGGTGGGTGCGGCTGTGCCGCTGGTCCTTGACGCCGACGGCGCGGCACAACCCTCGCTGCGCCGCGAGCCGTCAACACTTCGGTCGCTGGGCGAAGCTGTCTTCGGCGACCATTGGCCGACCCGTCCCGCCTACCTCGCCGAGATGCTGAGGGACCCGGAAAGCTACCGGTCAGCCGGCCCGGTGGATTGGGCGACCGGGGCGGCCCTGGTTGTTCGCTCTGAGATTCTGGCGGCTGTCGGGGACTGGGATGCGGCGCGCTTCTTCCTCTACTCGGAGGAGACCGACTACGCCAGGCGCATCCGCGGCTGTGGCTACCGGATTGAGTTCGTCCCCCATTCGGTCGTCCGGCACCGGGGTGCAGGCTCCGGCAGCTCTGCCGAGCTCGATGCGTTACTCGCGGTGAACAAGGTGCGGTACTACCGGAAATGGCACGGGCGGGTCCCGAGCGCGGCCTTCTTCGCTGTGGCCGTCGCCCACAACCTGCTCCGGCTGCGGCGACCGTCGTCCCGGCTAGCGCTCAGGGCGCTCTTCTCCGCTCCGACCCGCGCCATGCTGCCGGGGGGCGCCCCATGA
- a CDS encoding glycosyltransferase, whose amino-acid sequence MTDHPAGAIVIAAYNEESVIGRCLEALEPVLAAGTLQVIVVCNGCTDGTAPIARTHRGVTVLDLPVASKTGALRSGDAIAVSGPRIYLDADVVMSAPTALAVVDALGPGGAPAGRPPLEFDSSGSGRIVRSWYRVRAQLPSLSRVLWGAGTYAVSAEGRARFGEFPDIVSDDLFVDSLFGPTERIIVPTDPVIVRAPRRTGDLLRILRRTYRSQDDVARDPGISTGQRAQIRDLAALLRRRPSSAGDVVVYAFVILLARMQVRFARAPGPAWERDSSSREGTLA is encoded by the coding sequence ATGACAGACCACCCGGCCGGCGCGATCGTGATAGCCGCTTACAACGAGGAATCCGTGATCGGGCGCTGCCTCGAGGCCCTCGAGCCTGTCCTGGCCGCCGGAACCCTGCAGGTGATCGTCGTCTGCAACGGCTGCACCGACGGGACCGCACCGATCGCCCGGACCCACCGCGGCGTCACGGTCCTCGACCTTCCCGTGGCCTCGAAGACCGGTGCCCTCCGGTCCGGCGACGCCATAGCCGTCAGCGGGCCCCGGATCTACCTGGACGCCGATGTGGTCATGTCGGCTCCGACAGCCCTGGCCGTCGTCGACGCTTTAGGGCCTGGCGGCGCACCGGCCGGCCGTCCGCCTCTCGAGTTCGACAGTTCCGGTTCGGGCCGAATCGTTCGCAGTTGGTACCGGGTTCGCGCCCAGTTGCCCTCTCTCAGTCGGGTGCTCTGGGGTGCGGGCACGTATGCGGTGTCAGCGGAGGGCCGGGCCCGTTTCGGCGAGTTCCCCGATATCGTGTCGGACGACCTCTTCGTCGACAGCCTGTTCGGGCCCACTGAGCGCATCATCGTTCCGACCGATCCCGTGATCGTCCGCGCGCCACGCCGGACCGGCGACCTGCTCCGGATACTCCGACGTACCTATCGCAGCCAGGATGACGTAGCCAGGGACCCCGGGATCTCGACCGGTCAGCGCGCTCAGATCCGCGACCTGGCCGCCCTCCTGCGGCGACGGCCCAGCTCTGCCGGTGACGTTGTCGTCTATGCCTTCGTGATCCTGCTGGCGAGGATGCAGGTGAGGTTCGCGCGCGCGCCGGGCCCAGCCTGGGAACGGGACTCCAGCTCCAGGGAGGGAACCCTTGCCTAG
- a CDS encoding glycosyltransferase family 1 protein, translated as MVKTRPGVIELFERTRRAGIADTGRRALRRLSERMDVESLDFPLLTEDIADSARMRARAGIEGHRGAGPLTVGWVCTPPKPGSGGHTTLFRMVEALEAAGHRCVIFLYDRHGGDLTRHAAVVREYWPAMKAEIRDATMGLAGADAYVASSWESAHVVAARATGQAALLYFIQDYEPFFHPHGTLYALAEDSYRFGFRNIALGELVSRHLTAAGVEHAVAPFGCDTDVYHLLGGAAPRSGVVYYTKPGSDRRGYLLGRLALEEFHSRHPEVPVHLYGDAVDDWTIPVVQHHRLSPTELNRLYNRTLAGLAISFTNITLVAEEMLAAGALPVVTEVPYARDVLPNPNVVWSPSTPGALADALSRAVEQSADVGSRALIAGSVRQGWGAAQAVVASEIAAAVMGRSADSAMLPAPGQS; from the coding sequence GTGGTGAAGACCAGGCCAGGCGTCATCGAACTATTCGAACGCACCCGGCGTGCCGGAATCGCCGACACCGGCCGGCGAGCATTGCGGAGACTCTCCGAACGGATGGATGTGGAGTCGCTCGACTTCCCCCTCCTGACCGAGGACATCGCTGACTCGGCCCGGATGCGCGCTCGCGCGGGCATCGAGGGGCACAGGGGAGCGGGGCCGCTGACGGTCGGCTGGGTGTGCACCCCGCCGAAGCCCGGGTCGGGCGGCCACACCACGCTGTTCCGCATGGTGGAGGCGTTGGAAGCAGCGGGGCACCGGTGCGTGATCTTCCTCTACGACCGCCACGGCGGCGACCTGACCCGGCACGCCGCTGTGGTCCGTGAGTACTGGCCGGCGATGAAGGCGGAGATCAGGGATGCCACCATGGGGCTGGCCGGGGCGGACGCCTACGTGGCCAGTTCCTGGGAGAGTGCGCACGTCGTCGCCGCCAGGGCGACCGGCCAGGCGGCGCTGTTGTACTTCATCCAGGACTACGAGCCCTTCTTCCACCCGCACGGCACCCTCTATGCGCTCGCGGAGGACAGCTACAGGTTCGGCTTCCGCAACATCGCCCTCGGGGAACTGGTCTCGCGCCATCTCACTGCCGCCGGTGTCGAGCACGCGGTGGCGCCGTTCGGCTGCGATACCGATGTGTACCACCTGCTCGGCGGCGCGGCGCCGCGCTCCGGGGTGGTCTACTACACCAAACCGGGCTCGGACCGGCGAGGGTACCTCCTGGGCCGGCTGGCGCTTGAGGAATTCCACAGTCGCCACCCGGAGGTGCCCGTGCATCTCTACGGGGACGCGGTCGACGACTGGACCATTCCCGTGGTGCAGCACCATCGATTGTCACCGACCGAGTTGAACCGCCTGTACAACCGGACACTCGCCGGCCTGGCGATCTCGTTCACCAACATCACGCTCGTGGCGGAGGAGATGCTCGCAGCCGGGGCGCTGCCCGTCGTGACCGAGGTGCCGTATGCGCGGGACGTGCTGCCGAACCCGAACGTAGTCTGGTCGCCGTCCACCCCCGGGGCTCTGGCTGATGCCCTGAGCCGTGCCGTGGAGCAGTCGGCGGACGTCGGGTCCCGCGCGCTCATCGCCGGCTCCGTGCGTCAAGGGTGGGGGGCCGCGCAAGCCGTCGTCGCCTCGGAGATCGCCGCCGCCGTCATGGGCCGGTCTGCGGACTCCGCGATGCTGCCCGCACCCGGGCAGTCATGA
- a CDS encoding glycosyltransferase: MPAGVHRRVLVQVIGFTLGGLQANAVDLAWAGREHGYESVLIAPRDTMPTGPSLQEVAEERGVRLVPYDRPTSILDGARTLSRLAREHGADIVHTYSGWSYRAAFWGPCLGGRRPLVMTNYEMAAMPGTYRAANLIVGTGYLRDELAGSQRRVDLISPPVDLDRDNRRAVDGTAFIAEWGLDPLHTRAVVVSRLDEEMKAKSVEVMIRAVERLNQPALDLIVVGDGNAGERLRLVGQAVNSAVGRTVVTFTGSMADPRPAYASADIVLGMGSSAARGLAFGKPLVVVGERGRGEAFGPGTAAGLFRSSFWSDDAPVDPVADLASLLEAMLDRRSGWVGLGEFGRRFAEENFGLTAMAARLAAVYRDAEASYGLRAWWSERDLEVAAALRHLPSHGGTRRAGTRVRDRVDLA, encoded by the coding sequence ATGCCCGCCGGAGTGCACCGGCGCGTCCTGGTCCAGGTGATCGGCTTCACCCTGGGAGGACTCCAGGCCAATGCCGTCGACCTGGCCTGGGCCGGCAGGGAGCACGGCTACGAGTCCGTCCTGATCGCCCCACGCGACACCATGCCCACCGGGCCGTCCCTGCAGGAGGTCGCTGAGGAGCGGGGCGTCCGGCTGGTGCCGTACGACCGCCCGACGTCGATCCTGGATGGTGCCAGAACGCTCTCTAGGCTGGCGCGCGAACACGGTGCGGACATCGTGCACACCTACAGCGGATGGTCCTATCGGGCCGCGTTCTGGGGGCCGTGCCTGGGAGGACGGCGGCCGTTGGTCATGACCAACTACGAGATGGCGGCCATGCCGGGCACGTACCGAGCGGCGAATCTGATCGTCGGAACGGGGTACCTGAGGGATGAACTCGCCGGGAGCCAACGAAGGGTGGACCTGATCAGTCCTCCGGTCGATCTCGACCGGGACAACAGGCGTGCAGTCGACGGGACCGCGTTCATCGCCGAGTGGGGCCTGGACCCACTGCACACCCGGGCTGTGGTGGTGAGCAGGCTCGACGAAGAGATGAAGGCGAAGAGCGTGGAGGTGATGATCAGAGCGGTCGAGCGCCTCAACCAGCCCGCGCTGGACCTGATCGTTGTCGGTGACGGGAACGCCGGGGAGCGCCTCCGGCTGGTGGGCCAGGCGGTGAACTCGGCAGTGGGGCGTACTGTGGTGACCTTCACCGGGTCGATGGCCGACCCCAGACCGGCCTACGCCAGCGCGGATATCGTGTTGGGGATGGGGAGTTCGGCGGCCAGGGGACTCGCGTTCGGTAAACCCCTGGTCGTGGTGGGGGAGCGAGGGCGCGGCGAAGCGTTCGGCCCGGGAACGGCTGCCGGACTCTTCCGCAGCAGTTTCTGGAGTGACGACGCCCCGGTGGACCCCGTCGCTGACCTGGCCAGCCTGCTCGAGGCGATGCTCGACCGTCGCTCCGGATGGGTTGGCCTGGGAGAATTCGGACGGCGCTTTGCCGAGGAGAATTTCGGCCTCACTGCCATGGCCGCCAGGCTGGCCGCGGTCTATCGGGATGCCGAGGCGAGCTATGGTCTTCGGGCCTGGTGGTCAGAGCGGGACCTGGAAGTGGCGGCGGCGCTCCGGCACCTGCCCTCACACGGTGGAACTCGCAGGGCCGGCACGCGAGTGCGTGACCGCGTGGACCTGGCATGA
- a CDS encoding DUF4082 domain-containing protein: protein MKKKRTIKAGRSWPQKSLLALIVAAGLVAGGTTAATAAPAASPTTLFAAEKPAVAAAKTDTSAVELGVSFTSAQAGSVTAIKFYKGAGNTGTHTGQLWSSTGTSLAKVTFTNETASGWQTAKLSKPVAVKAATRYVVSYLAPQGKYAYTSNYFASAKKSGSLTVAASKNGLYRYGSGGGFPTSSYKSTNYFVDVEFTPATVAAPTPPVTSPAPAPAPSPAPTAVPAPTPTPAPTTPAASGWPSASTTGVPAGTSLTKSGALNITTPGTVIDGRDISGGVQVRAANVTIKNSKVTGRIEVFQGSTNTMIQRVEIIGPGVSSPDSDRPGIASYDFTCDGCNIHGWGKGVYADQNVVIKNSWIHDLPVFGDPGNGGSHNEPILAIGAKNLTIVGNRLDAGTQGNFSAALALYSQGSQTQNALVQGNLFNGGGYCLYAGSDADIVASNVDIIGNTFGTELRPKCGGYGAATAYNPGNGNSWSGNVWQNGTTVPAP, encoded by the coding sequence GTGAAGAAGAAACGCACCATCAAGGCGGGCCGCTCCTGGCCCCAAAAATCGCTTCTGGCGCTCATCGTGGCCGCCGGCCTGGTGGCAGGAGGCACGACGGCTGCGACGGCAGCCCCCGCAGCATCACCCACCACGCTGTTCGCGGCCGAAAAGCCGGCCGTAGCCGCGGCGAAGACCGACACGTCAGCGGTGGAGCTCGGTGTCTCGTTCACCTCGGCACAGGCCGGCTCCGTGACCGCGATCAAGTTCTACAAGGGCGCAGGCAACACCGGGACCCACACCGGGCAGCTGTGGTCCTCCACAGGGACCAGCCTCGCCAAGGTGACGTTCACCAACGAGACTGCCAGCGGATGGCAGACGGCCAAGCTGTCCAAGCCCGTGGCGGTGAAGGCCGCTACGCGCTACGTGGTGTCCTACCTCGCACCACAGGGCAAGTACGCGTACACCAGCAACTACTTCGCCTCCGCGAAGAAGAGCGGCTCTCTGACCGTGGCCGCGTCCAAGAACGGCCTGTACCGCTACGGCTCCGGTGGCGGCTTCCCCACCAGCTCCTACAAGTCCACGAACTACTTCGTCGACGTCGAATTCACCCCGGCCACCGTCGCGGCTCCCACGCCCCCGGTGACCAGCCCGGCTCCGGCTCCGGCACCCTCACCCGCGCCGACCGCGGTTCCGGCCCCGACCCCGACGCCGGCTCCCACCACCCCGGCAGCCTCAGGTTGGCCGAGCGCCTCGACCACGGGAGTGCCGGCCGGCACCTCCCTCACGAAGTCGGGCGCGTTGAACATCACCACGCCGGGCACCGTCATCGACGGTCGCGACATCTCCGGCGGAGTACAGGTCCGTGCGGCCAACGTCACGATCAAGAACTCGAAGGTCACCGGACGGATCGAGGTGTTCCAGGGCTCGACGAACACCATGATCCAGCGGGTCGAGATCATCGGTCCCGGTGTGTCCTCCCCCGACAGCGACCGTCCAGGGATCGCCTCGTACGACTTCACCTGCGACGGTTGCAACATCCACGGTTGGGGTAAGGGCGTCTATGCGGACCAGAACGTCGTGATCAAGAACTCCTGGATCCACGATCTTCCCGTATTCGGCGACCCCGGCAACGGCGGCAGCCACAACGAGCCCATCCTCGCGATCGGCGCGAAGAACCTCACGATCGTCGGCAACCGACTGGATGCGGGCACCCAGGGTAACTTCTCGGCTGCGCTGGCGTTGTACAGCCAGGGCTCCCAGACCCAGAACGCGCTGGTGCAGGGAAACCTGTTCAACGGTGGCGGCTACTGCCTGTACGCGGGCTCAGACGCTGACATCGTGGCCAGCAATGTCGACATCATCGGCAACACCTTCGGTACCGAGCTGAGGCCGAAGTGCGGCGGATACGGCGCCGCCACTGCCTACAACCCGGGCAACGGCAACTCCTGGAGCGGCAACGTGTGGCAGAACGGAACCACGGTTCCCGCCCCGTAG
- a CDS encoding glycosyltransferase family 4 protein — protein MGQETFDLARLRRPGVPILTYDDTTLRQMWQHPDSDIRSAGFPERAVDLWCARQQASSRAADLCCVSTEWAAGSFITDYGLAPERVRVVGIGHRPRARDTTQARDWDTPRFLFVGVDWRRKNGDAVVRAFRRVRQTHPGATLDLVGNHPRVDEPGVRGHGFLARENAHSQARLDALFARATAFVLPSRFDPAGIAYLEAASAGLAVIGTSQGGASELLGTAAITVHPDDDSALAAALERISSPAEAQSLGQRAAAIAARSRWVDVADRILAAIDRSPVRMRPDLTGSPMTEEETSW, from the coding sequence ATGGGCCAGGAGACCTTCGACCTGGCCCGGTTGCGCCGCCCGGGAGTCCCGATCCTCACCTACGACGACACGACCCTGCGCCAGATGTGGCAGCACCCCGACTCCGACATCCGTTCGGCCGGCTTTCCGGAGCGGGCCGTCGACCTGTGGTGTGCTCGGCAGCAGGCCTCCAGTCGTGCTGCTGACCTGTGCTGTGTGAGCACGGAGTGGGCGGCCGGTTCCTTCATCACCGACTACGGCCTCGCGCCGGAACGGGTGCGGGTCGTCGGCATCGGTCATCGTCCCCGTGCCAGGGATACGACACAAGCGCGGGACTGGGACACGCCGCGGTTTCTGTTCGTCGGCGTGGACTGGCGGCGCAAGAACGGCGACGCCGTGGTGCGGGCCTTCCGCAGGGTGCGACAGACGCACCCCGGAGCGACGTTGGACCTTGTGGGCAATCATCCCCGCGTGGACGAGCCAGGCGTGCGCGGCCACGGCTTCCTGGCCAGGGAGAACGCGCACTCCCAGGCCCGGCTCGATGCGCTGTTCGCCCGGGCGACAGCATTCGTGCTGCCGAGCCGGTTCGACCCGGCCGGCATCGCGTACCTGGAAGCAGCCTCGGCCGGTCTCGCGGTGATCGGGACGTCACAGGGCGGCGCCTCCGAGTTGCTCGGGACGGCTGCGATCACCGTGCATCCCGACGACGACAGCGCGCTGGCCGCAGCCCTGGAACGGATCAGCAGTCCCGCTGAGGCACAGTCCCTGGGTCAACGCGCGGCCGCCATAGCCGCGCGTTCCCGTTGGGTAGATGTTGCCGACCGGATACTGGCGGCCATCGACCGCTCGCCCGTGCGGATGCGACCGGACCTGACCGGCAGCCCCATGACCGAGGAGGAGACATCGTGGTGA